The region GCAATTTAGTGGTTACTGTGTTTCAACGTGCATAGAATCTCACTGGATGTTAGGTTTTTAGAGTAAATCTATCAAGCATTGGATGATTGAGGGTCGATAATTTTTCAGTCAAGGAAACATAAAAATCTGTTTGGCTTTGCCACTGTAAAGTGATTTGGGATCTTGAAATTCGGTTTGTTTCTTGGCTTATtcaattttcctttccttttcttcttctgccAAGTTATTCAAGTTTCCTCTCAATCAATAATTTTCTTGTTTGGATCTTTTTATCAATACCATATTGCAGCCAAGGCATTATTTCCTGTGAAGGATGATGTTGGGAAGACATGGGGCTTTTCAGGTCATTATTGTCTGCGATCATTAAATGTTCATTTAAGAGAGCATTTCGGTGGGCCGATGGTTACCAAAAATTGGCAGTAGAACCTTTTAAAGGTGTTTTACAGTTGACCTAGGGCTCGCCTTTCTTCTAGAATTCCGACATTTCAGTTGACTGGGACCTCTTATGAATCAATTGAAAAAGGGAAATAGAACCTTTTAAAGGTGTTTTCTGATTGCCTAAGGCTGCCTCTAAAAATTCCACCAATTCAGTTGATTGAGACCTCTTCTCAGTCAACTGAATTTGTCCAGTGAGCATTTCATCTTTTAGCCGAGGACTATTCAATCTACTAAATGCTCACAGATTTCAATTCAGCTTTTGGTTACTGATTGAGCTAACAATTAATGTGTATTAGAATTTGATCGTGTTATTCACTTTTCAGAGATTTCAAGCTTGtagatatttgaatttcatgaatcACTGTAGTTTAGACTTCCTTAAAGGTTTAACATAGTTATTGTAAACAGCTGAAATGCAAAAGACGTTGCAGTAGTAATTATGCCTAGAACAATGATATAGTTCCATCTATGGACTTTTGATTGGCTACTCAATGATATAAGGAACAGGTATTGTTACTTATTAGTACTTAACATTCTAGtttgacatttttaataaaGCAAGTTGCAGGAGGAGATGAAGATATTTTCCAGAAATAAGGATCTTAAAATAtggttttcttgtttttgttccTGTCAAGACTCTTGATTATACTGTCTTTGCATCAATGGAATCTGCAGGTACTTAGGTTCAGGTCAACTTATGCTGCAGGCCCCTGACCAAACTGTTCGGATAATGATTATTGTATTGGGACTGGTAATCAGATGGATACGAATTCATCTTGCAATTTTTTGTTCTTCCAACTTTTAGGTCTTGAGACTTTCGGATGTTCCTTGGCTCTCCATGGAAATtaatccttttcttttccctcatATTTCATGGATTGATTTTCCTTGACTAATTTCTCTACCTTTTTAACCCAGTTACAATCAGCAAGCATTGCAAAGTCAACTGTGTATGATGAAGTGAAAGAATGATTTTAGTTTTTTCTCCATATTTGGTATTCTTGGCTTTAGATTAAGTTTATGCTATGTGCATCTTCTGGCCTATGCCTGTGTATACTATATGATAGATATCCTGTACTTAGGCTTTCAAATATGTTGTTCCCAATTTGTTGTTGTATCTATAAGAAAGTAAACAATGCAGAAAATTCTATTAGAAAACATATCTGTAAGTGAATAATCTTGTGTTCCTTGATAAAGGACTTCCTTTTGATGGTATATTTAGTTGCAaggatttctttattttgattggAAAAACATGACTACTGCTGACAGATAAGTCACTGACCAAAATTACATACATCTTAGTAGTTTCTGGTGTTTTTTTGGGGCAATAATGTTCTAATCTtgaaatgaattaaatttaagtATGCTTGCTTCTtattggaaaaaaaagaaatatatgcACTGGCTTGttaaaatctaatttattccaTAAAAGATGCTGTTTTCTTACCTTGTTTTCTCCTTTTGATCAAGACACGCTTAACAATATGTGAGGGGCATGATGGAACTGAGACATCCAATGGTGATGTCTTAATCTTTCCTGACATGATCCGATACAGGTCAaatcatctttctttttcagtAGATGCTATTCAATATTGTTTTTCCTTCCTAATTATTATGTTCTTTGTGTAATATGCAGGAGGTTGACGCACTTTGATGTTGACACATTTGTTGAGGAAGTGCTAGTGAAGGAGAGTGAGTGGCTGCCAGGAGCTCCAGAAGCACTAAGGGGTTGCTTCATCTTTGTTTGTGCTCATGCGTCCAGGGACCGGCGTTGTGGTGTTTGTGGACCTGCTGTGATTACTAGATTCAAAGAAGAGATAGAATTAAATGGTCTTCAAGGCAAAGTGTCTGTTAGCCCATGCTCGCATATTGGGGGGCATAAGTATGCTGGGAATGTGATAATTTTTGGATCAAATTTTGGCAGACAAGTTACTGGGCATTGGTAACTAATCgatctttttccttcttcttttttgttaaatattgaTCTTTTTAATTGATGTTTTGCTACAGTAATGCTTTGATCGTGATACTTTGTGTAAGAAGCGCTTCTTCCCCCTCCCAAGATCAAAGTGTAGTTATGAACAGTTGTTgagtctttcttttttttggattAGGTATGGAAATGTTACCCCAGATGATGTTCCGCATTTGCTTGAACAGCATATCAGTAAAGGAGAAATTGTAGACTCACTTTGGAGGTAATTATCTTCCTCTTTCGTGTAACTTTGGAAAGCATTGAACATTAGAATGGTTTTATCATGAACTTTGTGCATAACATGGTCTCAAAAAAAGTTTTGTTGGTACCTCCAATTGGAAGGGCAATACAGCCTTGTTATCATTGAGCAGAAAGAAGTTTAAGATACATGCATTGAGATGAAAGAAGATTATGATACATGTTCTTATTTCTTTGATTAGTATAATGCTTTTTTAATGATACAATCTTCTCAAAATGGCGTGTCTAACTTGTGTATGTAGAGAActgaaaattttacattttgtttGTTGTAGTGTGTGAGGTTTTTGAAAGCTTTTGaaagattttctttttcaaaatactgAGGATGATGGATAAGGAATGGGAATCCAATTTTTGGTATTACTTACTAGATTCATCTATCTATGTCATTTAAGATTAGGGAGGAATCACAtgtgaaaaatattgaaatcgTAAGTGTTGTTAGCTTATTGTTCCTTCTTACAATTGGAAGTCCATGAATGCGACGGCAAGTTGGAAGATCCCTACTTAAAACTGGTAAATATTGGAATGAGATCCACATTTTTTACAGTAATGTTATTGTGCTTTCGAAAGGTAACCTATCATAAAATCCTAGGCTTGTATGGTTGTCAATAATGGAAAATTAAGGAATAGGTAGCCCATATCTAGATATAAGATTTTTGTAAGTACTAGGGAATAGGGATCTGATTCAGATTAATATTTGGATGTGTGGGAATGTGAACTAGAGAGGAGACTTGAATATTAGTTTCATATTCAATCACAACTTTCTTTTAGAGAACATAATCAATTTTCCCCAGAATTTAGAGAAGAGAAATGTTCCTTTGGATGGAAAGTCTAAGTAGTTATTGCATTATTAAACTTTTATTAGCAATTaacattttgatttaaaaatattttagccaaccccacatggtgggataaaggcttggtatgctGTATTCATCCTCAAAACTccattttttggattttgtgtAATTGCCTACACTCTAGTGACGTGAGCTTTCTCCTGTCACTAGAGTGTTGAGGCTATTCCTCATGGAGAAATATCCCTTCCTTATTTTATGGCATGAGCTTTACTTTGCCATGAGATGATTTGAATTGATCCCCATGATTACATGCCATTGTGGTCTTGCTCCCAAATGATGATTAGTGCCCTGCCTTTTAGTACAATCACATGGCTGGTTATTATTGACCCTGAGGGCAACATAATGGTGTTAAGTTGGTAGACTTGCTGCACCTTGCTTATCTTTGACCTGAGAGTAAAAGGGGTGTAAAAAAATTCCTTCCAGTAATTTGATTATACATTTACATGCCTCTCACTTTCAAACAATCACGTGGCACACCAACTTAAATTAAGCAAATGTGTTGTTCCTTTACACTCATCTCCCTCACCACAAGCTCCCAGTAAGTACTTGTATTTGGCTAGGCataaattgactttttgtggTACTAGCCTTAATTCAATGCTGATTTCAGGGGGCAGATGGGGTTATCAGAAGAAGACCAGAAGAGATCCCAAGAAGCAAGGATTCAACAAGATGGCAAGCCCACAAGCACAAAAGCACCGGCACAAACAAATGATATCAACAATGCCATACATGGGTCTCAAGATGAAGCTTTCTCCTGTTGCCAGATGAATGCAGACTCTTGTTGTCAGAATTTTTCTGCACCAGAAAAGATGGATAATCCAGATCTCAACAAGAAGGATGCAAAGTTGATGCCCGAAAAGAAGCCCGACACCACAAAAATGTCCCACAACAACAGTGGTAAAGGACCATCTACTCGCAAAATGTTTGCTAtgccaacatggtttgaggacTGGGAACGCGAGGACACTTATGCAGCTCTTTCTGTTGTTGTTGCTGCCTTGTCCGTGGCCTTTGCATACAGATGCTACAAACAGTTGAACTAGATGGTTGAGCATCCATCTGAACTTTCTCCCTTGTTAACAGGAAGTAGACCATCTCACATCTCAAAAGGACTGGGGGGAAAGGCTGTGAGCCATCATAGAAGTTCAAATTTCTGTTCACATAAATTTGTTGTCTTCAGTGCATGCATTATGTCGTAAGTGTGGGTACTACAGTGTATATGAGTTTTGTGGTCTCCAAAATTCTTAAAGTTTATTGTGGACATATATGTTGTAGGGTACATTATtag is a window of Diospyros lotus cultivar Yz01 chromosome 10, ASM1463336v1, whole genome shotgun sequence DNA encoding:
- the LOC127811513 gene encoding uncharacterized protein LOC127811513 isoform X2, encoding MASNRDDPSPYTNLLASSPITVSDADSYLVDSSQIGSAAGSFQNEGFLDGGNDTAEFGFSRPGFRQSPLVGTVEYYERHVFLCYKNPQVWPPRIEAAEFDRLPRLLSAALMARKGDMKKQTRLTICEGHDGTETSNGDVLIFPDMIRYRRLTHFDVDTFVEEVLVKESEWLPGAPEALRGCFIFVCAHASRDRRCGVCGPAVITRFKEEIELNGLQGKVSVSPCSHIGGHKYAGNVIIFGSNFGRQVTGHWYGNVTPDDVPHLLEQHISKGEIVDSLWRGQMGLSEEDQKRSQEARIQQDGKPTSTKAPAQTNDINNAIHGSQDEAFSCCQMNADSCCQNFSAPEKMDNPDLNKKDAKLMPEKKPDTTKMSHNNSGKGPSTRKMFAMPTWFEDWEREDTYAALSVVVAALSVAFAYRCYKQLN
- the LOC127811513 gene encoding uncharacterized protein LOC127811513 isoform X1, which translates into the protein MASNRNKFLPYTNLSTSSQITVLNGNGDLICSSQIGDATGFFQNRGFLGGGGGNDAPKFEFPQSGFPQSPPVESVEYYERHVFLCYKDPPIWPPHIEAVEFDRLPRLLSAAFLARKGKMEKQTRLTICEGHDGTETSNGDVLIFPDMIRYRRLTHFDVDTFVEEVLVKESEWLPGAPEALRGCFIFVCAHASRDRRCGVCGPAVITRFKEEIELNGLQGKVSVSPCSHIGGHKYAGNVIIFGSNFGRQVTGHWYGNVTPDDVPHLLEQHISKGEIVDSLWRGQMGLSEEDQKRSQEARIQQDGKPTSTKAPAQTNDINNAIHGSQDEAFSCCQMNADSCCQNFSAPEKMDNPDLNKKDAKLMPEKKPDTTKMSHNNSGKGPSTRKMFAMPTWFEDWEREDTYAALSVVVAALSVAFAYRCYKQLN